Proteins encoded in a region of the Psychromicrobium lacuslunae genome:
- a CDS encoding GntR family transcriptional regulator, giving the protein MIDNDKPIFLQIAELIENEIVEGSFAEETQVPSTNEFASFHRINPATAAKGVNLLVDDGILYKRRGIGMFVATGARGILIARRREKFYQQYVAPLRVEARKLGIDSKQLAEMITRDGAQSEQPQEAVEGAARS; this is encoded by the coding sequence GTGATCGATAACGATAAGCCAATCTTCCTGCAGATTGCGGAGCTGATAGAGAACGAAATTGTCGAGGGCAGTTTTGCCGAGGAAACTCAGGTGCCCTCGACCAATGAGTTCGCCTCGTTCCATCGGATCAATCCCGCAACCGCGGCCAAGGGGGTCAACCTGCTGGTCGATGACGGCATTCTGTACAAGCGACGAGGAATTGGCATGTTCGTAGCAACCGGAGCGAGGGGCATCTTGATTGCGCGCAGACGCGAGAAGTTTTATCAACAATACGTAGCGCCACTGCGAGTAGAAGCTCGCAAATTAGGCATTGACAGTAAACAACTTGCCGAGATGATCACCAGGGACGGTGCTCAGTCGGAACAACCGCAGGAAGCGGTAGAAGGGGCAGCGAGATCATGA
- a CDS encoding NUDIX hydrolase, whose translation MQQTVQVSAVAIFNQQGELLTVRKRGTAKFQLPGGKADPGETAEQAALREVSEEVGLELSIDQLSYLGHWLGEAANQDADLVSAEVFLASGEHQATAQAEIAELRWIPLNTAANADLAPLIALFLLPLLRLKASPASLPTEQQ comes from the coding sequence GTGCAGCAAACAGTCCAGGTCAGTGCGGTGGCGATTTTCAACCAGCAGGGTGAATTGCTCACGGTACGGAAACGCGGCACCGCCAAATTCCAGCTGCCGGGCGGCAAGGCCGACCCGGGCGAAACGGCAGAACAAGCCGCCCTTCGTGAGGTCAGCGAAGAAGTCGGCCTCGAGCTTTCGATCGATCAGCTAAGCTATCTAGGCCATTGGCTTGGCGAAGCGGCCAATCAGGACGCTGATCTGGTCAGCGCCGAAGTTTTCCTCGCCTCCGGAGAGCATCAAGCCACCGCCCAGGCGGAAATCGCCGAGCTGCGTTGGATTCCGCTCAACACAGCAGCCAACGCCGATCTAGCCCCGCTTATCGCTCTTTTTCTGCTGCCCCTGCTGCGCCTGAAGGCTTCGCCTGCGTCGCTGCCGACCGAGCAGCAGTAA